The following are from one region of the Deltaproteobacteria bacterium genome:
- a CDS encoding methylcrotonoyl-CoA carboxylase, with translation MTRLGSRLRRDAAFEENARHHRALAGELRARLARIREGGPPEARRRHQERGRLLVRERI, from the coding sequence ATGACGCGGCTCGGCTCGCGGCTCCGCCGCGACGCGGCGTTCGAGGAGAACGCGCGCCACCACCGCGCCCTCGCCGGGGAGCTGCGCGCGCGCCTGGCGCGCATCCGCGAGGGTGGGCCGCCCGAGGCGCGGCGGCGGCACCAGGAGCGCGGCCGCCTCCTCGTGCGCGAGCGGATC